A window of Aliarcobacter trophiarum LMG 25534 contains these coding sequences:
- a CDS encoding GLUG motif-containing protein has translation MNFNKEYKNRFRILKGGLVSLVISSCLYGAPSGGNVTSGNANISKNGNVTNIDQLSNKATINWKDFSINKNETVNFNQPNKNSITLNRVIGNEKSIIDGALNANGQVWLLNSKGTVFGKNAKINTAGLLVTTKELSDEDFNKGNYNFKGKSNESIENNADILLQDKAYAAFVANSVINNGKIEIHKGVIHLVGAEDVTISLNDNSLISLKVNKGAMNALVENNNMIIANGGNVYLTTNAKDEILKSVINQKGVIKANSLDDLQSEVIIFAHGGTANIDGTIEAKGSFVETSGDRVKVADGFKVYANKWLIDPTDFIVASSGGDISGTTLSNNLNSTDVIIQSILGTTQTNGKGNIYVNDDISWNNNSALVLNAQNDIFINNTIVVGGNGKLFLKYGQKTADGGDSNYYIDSKNGAKVELFGTSSFSTQKGSDSSNLKDYIIITDLQDLQDISLDLNKNYVLGVDIHANATSGWNGGLGFIPIGNVSNPFTGIFDGLGNTISNLYINRENSVDVGLFGYARGATIRNVGLTDVDIKGNKYVGGLVGFNENSSISNSYATGTVTGNTSVGGLVGSNYNSSISNSYATGDVSGEDYIGGLVGVNEKTNITNSHATGTVTGEYYIGGLVGFNYNSSTISNSYATGNVSGEEMVGGLIGENKDNSNISNSYATGTVTGNTSVGGLVGYNRNSEIKDSYATGDVFGEDFVGGFVGWNDAGTIKKSYSIGAVRGIGSSVGGFAGTNEGEIFSSFYNKEKST, from the coding sequence ATGAATTTCAATAAAGAGTATAAAAATAGATTTAGAATACTAAAAGGTGGATTGGTATCTTTAGTTATTTCAAGTTGTTTGTATGGAGCACCAAGTGGAGGGAATGTAACAAGTGGTAATGCAAATATCTCAAAGAATGGTAATGTAACAAATATAGACCAGTTAAGTAATAAAGCTACAATAAATTGGAAAGATTTTTCAATAAATAAAAATGAGACAGTAAACTTTAATCAACCAAATAAGAATTCAATCACATTAAATAGAGTAATAGGGAATGAGAAATCAATAATAGATGGAGCCTTAAATGCAAATGGACAAGTATGGTTGTTGAACTCAAAAGGTACAGTGTTTGGGAAGAATGCAAAGATAAATACAGCAGGATTGCTAGTTACAACAAAAGAGCTTTCAGATGAGGATTTTAATAAAGGAAACTATAACTTTAAAGGTAAATCAAATGAGAGTATAGAGAATAATGCAGATATATTATTGCAAGATAAGGCATACGCAGCATTCGTAGCAAATAGTGTAATAAATAATGGGAAAATAGAGATACATAAAGGAGTAATACACCTAGTTGGAGCAGAAGATGTAACAATAAGCTTGAATGATAACTCTTTAATATCATTAAAAGTGAATAAAGGTGCAATGAATGCATTAGTAGAGAATAATAATATGATAATTGCTAATGGAGGGAATGTATATCTAACAACAAACGCAAAAGATGAGATACTAAAAAGTGTAATAAACCAAAAAGGAGTAATAAAAGCAAACTCTTTAGATGATTTACAAAGTGAAGTAATTATCTTTGCCCATGGTGGAACTGCAAATATAGATGGAACAATAGAGGCAAAAGGTAGCTTTGTAGAAACAAGTGGAGATAGAGTAAAAGTAGCTGATGGATTTAAAGTATATGCAAATAAATGGTTAATTGACCCAACAGACTTTATAGTAGCTTCTAGTGGTGGAGATATAAGTGGAACTACTCTTTCTAATAATCTAAACTCTACAGATGTTATTATCCAAAGTATACTAGGAACAACACAAACAAATGGTAAAGGTAATATCTATGTAAATGATGATATCTCTTGGAATAATAATAGTGCACTTGTTTTAAATGCTCAAAATGATATTTTTATAAATAATACAATAGTTGTTGGTGGTAATGGAAAACTATTTTTAAAATATGGACAAAAAACAGCTGATGGAGGAGATAGTAACTACTATATAGATAGTAAGAATGGAGCAAAAGTAGAGTTATTTGGCACTTCAAGTTTCTCTACACAAAAAGGAAGTGATAGTAGTAATTTAAAAGATTACATTATAATAACTGATTTACAAGATTTACAAGATATCAGTTTAGACTTAAATAAAAACTATGTATTAGGTGTTGATATACATGCTAATGCTACATCAGGTTGGAATGGTGGTTTAGGATTTATTCCAATTGGAAATGTTTCCAATCCATTTACAGGAATTTTTGATGGTTTAGGTAATACTATCTCAAATCTTTATATAAATAGAGAAAATAGTGTTGATGTAGGACTATTTGGATATGCCCGAGGTGCTACTATAAGAAATGTTGGATTAACAGATGTAGATATAAAAGGAAATAAGTATGTTGGAGGGCTTGTTGGATTTAATGAAAACTCTTCTATATCTAACTCATATGCTACAGGAACTGTAACAGGTAATACTTCTGTTGGAGGACTTGTTGGAAGTAATTATAACTCTTCTATATCTAACTCATATGCAACAGGAGATGTAAGTGGAGAAGATTATATTGGAGGTCTTGTTGGAGTAAATGAGAAAACTAATATAACAAATTCACATGCAACTGGAACTGTAACTGGAGAATATTATATTGGAGGTCTTGTTGGATTTAATTATAATAGCTCTACTATATCTAATTCATATGCAACAGGTAATGTAAGTGGAGAAGAAATGGTTGGAGGGCTTATTGGAGAAAATAAAGACAACTCTAATATTTCTAACTCATATGCAACAGGAACTGTAACAGGTAATACTTCTGTTGGAGGACTTGTTGGATATAATCGAAACTCAGAGATAAAAGATTCATATGCAACTGGAGATGTATTTGGAGAAGATTTTGTTGGAGGATTTGTTGGTTGGAACGATGCTGGAACTATTAAAAAAAGTTATTCAATAGGAGCTGTAAGAGGAATAGGAAGTTCTGTTGGAGGATTTGCTGGAACTAATGAGGGAGAGATATTTAGCTCTTTTTATAATAAAGAAAAATCAACTTAA
- a CDS encoding IS3 family transposase (programmed frameshift), whose product MARREYSEEFRRDAVKQVIENGYGVVETAERLGVHYDSLRNWIKKYKSPEAEVEIKKTQDTTAEIKRLQKELKRVTEERDILKKGRSVLCKQPKLKYAFIKEYQIQYTIRRMCTVLKVHPSGYYKWLKQPISNLEIENQQILQEIKKAYRESNGIYGYRNIHKDLKASNIHVNKKRVARLMKEAKLCGIGNYKRKPKHKAGSIHKAHPNHLKQCFLTYKPNESWVSDITYIRTYEGWLYLATVIDLYSRKIIGWATGHRQSTSLIIKALKKTTHRIKNHKVILHSDQGSQYSSYEYQTFLKHHNIIPSMSRRGNCYDNAVAESFFKTLKKELVRKTIFHTRAEARDKIFEYIEMFYNAKRRHSFLDFISPNEFEKRYNDSVTQPKVLTD is encoded by the exons ATGGCAAGAAGAGAATATAGTGAAGAGTTTAGAAGAGATGCTGTAAAACAAGTTATAGAAAATGGATATGGGGTTGTTGAAACAGCTGAGAGGTTAGGTGTCCATTATGATTCTTTGAGAAACTGGATAAAAAAATACAAATCACCAGAAGCTGAAGTAGAAATAAAAAAAACTCAAGATACAACAGCTGAAATAAAAAGATTGCAAAAAGAATTAAAGAGAGTTACAGAAGAGAGGGATATTTTAAAAAAGG GCCGCAGCGTACTTTGCAAACAACCCAAATTAAAGTACGCATTTATAAAGGAGTATCAAATACAGTACACAATCAGAAGAATGTGTACTGTATTGAAAGTTCATCCTAGTGGGTATTATAAATGGTTAAAACAACCTATTTCAAATTTAGAGATTGAAAATCAACAAATTTTACAAGAGATAAAAAAAGCATATAGAGAGTCAAATGGGATATATGGATATAGAAATATTCATAAAGATTTAAAGGCTTCAAATATACATGTAAATAAGAAAAGAGTTGCAAGATTAATGAAAGAAGCAAAACTTTGTGGAATAGGAAATTATAAAAGAAAACCAAAGCATAAGGCTGGTTCAATTCATAAAGCACATCCAAATCATTTAAAACAATGTTTTTTAACATATAAACCAAATGAATCTTGGGTTAGTGATATCACATATATCAGAACTTATGAAGGATGGTTATATTTAGCTACAGTTATAGATCTTTATTCAAGAAAAATAATTGGTTGGGCAACAGGACATAGACAATCAACATCTTTAATTATTAAAGCTTTGAAAAAAACAACTCACAGAATTAAAAATCATAAAGTAATTCTTCATTCAGATCAAGGTAGCCAATATAGTTCTTATGAATACCAAACATTTTTAAAGCATCATAATATTATCCCAAGTATGAGCCGTAGAGGTAATTGTTATGATAATGCAGTAGCAGAGAGTTTTTTTAAGACATTAAAAAAAGAATTAGTTAGAAAAACTATATTTCATACAAGAGCAGAAGCTAGAGATAAAATATTTGAATATATAGAAATGTTTTATAACGCAAAAAGACGACATAGTTTTTTAGATTTTATAAGTCCAAATGAATTTGAGAAAAGATACAATGATAGTGTTACTCAACCAAAGGTGTTAACTGATTAA
- the recO gene encoding recombination protein RecO, with the protein MQGYIIDIKAVKDDDLIVTIICENELITTYRFYGARHSNINIGYKIDFELESTKSSIARLKDVIQLGFPWILNSQKMYAWQRYLKLFYVHLKELHDLEPFYFFLLENLISRIEKQNVYRAILESYLSLLEHEGRLHTDFECLICEVAIDSNLSIVRGFLPVHKECIRGKVFDYKKIKELFSTKKAINLNDDEVENLFEILLLGL; encoded by the coding sequence GTGCAAGGCTATATTATTGATATAAAAGCTGTAAAAGATGATGATTTAATTGTCACTATTATATGTGAAAATGAACTTATTACAACATACAGATTTTATGGAGCAAGGCACTCAAATATAAATATTGGATATAAAATAGATTTTGAGCTTGAAAGTACAAAATCTTCCATTGCAAGACTAAAGGATGTAATTCAGTTAGGCTTCCCTTGGATTTTGAATAGTCAAAAAATGTATGCTTGGCAAAGATATCTTAAGCTTTTTTATGTTCATTTAAAAGAGCTTCATGATTTAGAGCCATTTTACTTTTTTCTTCTAGAAAATTTAATTTCAAGAATAGAGAAACAAAATGTTTATAGAGCTATTTTAGAGTCATATCTATCGCTTTTAGAGCATGAAGGAAGACTTCATACAGATTTTGAATGTCTTATTTGTGAAGTTGCGATAGATAGTAATTTATCTATTGTAAGAGGTTTTTTACCTGTTCATAAAGAGTGTATAAGAGGTAAGGTTTTTGATTATAAAAAGATAAAAGAACTTTTCTCTACAAAAAAAGCTATAAATCTAAATGATGATGAAGTAGAAAATCTTTTCGAGATTCTACTTCTTGGACTTTAA
- a CDS encoding HDOD domain-containing protein, which yields MEIEELVRRVDALPPLPRTIILIEEYRRKSEKEISELHDIISKDALIVTNLLKIANSAMFGFRSKVETPLRAISLLGINFTISVAISASSQKILITTLAPYGLTNDNFMNSSNIASVLASLWLGKIDETLRDEIILPALLLDIGKYIIADIVMNEDKQKEFKAKIDEGIFSIEEVEKEIVGFSSSFVTAQIFKHWKLSPKLVNAIEFVDDVENAPEDFKEKAKILNVIKTVANIKEPLSEKYIKEAIVKAKKYGFDVKILSQTIENLKRKIELS from the coding sequence TTGGAAATTGAGGAATTAGTAAGAAGGGTTGATGCACTTCCACCTCTTCCACGAACTATTATTTTAATTGAAGAGTATCGAAGAAAAAGTGAAAAAGAGATAAGTGAGTTACATGATATTATAAGTAAAGATGCTCTAATTGTAACAAATCTCTTAAAAATAGCAAATTCTGCAATGTTTGGATTTAGAAGTAAAGTTGAAACTCCTCTTAGAGCGATATCTTTGTTGGGAATAAATTTTACAATATCTGTTGCAATATCTGCTAGTAGCCAAAAAATATTGATAACAACTCTGGCTCCTTACGGACTTACAAATGATAATTTTATGAACTCTTCAAATATTGCATCTGTATTAGCAAGTTTATGGTTGGGAAAAATCGATGAAACTCTTAGAGATGAGATTATTTTACCTGCATTGTTACTTGATATTGGAAAATATATTATTGCTGATATAGTTATGAATGAGGATAAACAAAAAGAGTTTAAGGCAAAAATAGATGAGGGGATTTTCTCTATAGAAGAGGTAGAAAAAGAGATTGTAGGTTTTTCTAGCTCATTTGTAACAGCTCAGATATTTAAGCATTGGAAATTAAGCCCAAAATTAGTTAATGCTATAGAGTTTGTAGATGATGTAGAAAATGCTCCAGAAGATTTTAAAGAGAAAGCAAAAATCTTAAATGTTATAAAAACTGTTGCAAATATAAAAGAACCTTTGAGTGAAAAATATATAAAAGAGGCTATTGTTAAAGCAAAAAAATATGGATTTGATGTAAAAATATTATCTCAAACTATAGAAAACCTTAAAAGAAAAATAGAGTTATCTTAA